In one window of Borrelia anserina Es DNA:
- the murI gene encoding glutamate racemase has protein sequence MSNLKDVIVIFDSGIGGLSYFEYINRRLFNRNYVYIADNKNFPYGEKSSDFLLKEILELIAKLEQMCNIVAIVIACNTASISVYGKLNFSFPIIYTLPSVNLVKCLAFKRVILIATDFTINSEFVKREKSCHWDLILKSASELVNFVEYGDRFKEDALRCLRWLKLEVETSNRDMIFLGCTHYLHIKDMIESFLGIPVYENRACVTNELGKALKFIESNGVSFTRYFYLTQDKNLCFYKNFCKNYDLHFKGIID, from the coding sequence ATGAGCAATTTAAAGGATGTTATAGTTATTTTTGATTCAGGTATTGGTGGACTTTCTTATTTTGAGTATATAAATAGAAGACTTTTTAATAGGAACTATGTCTATATTGCAGATAATAAGAATTTTCCTTATGGTGAGAAGAGCTCTGATTTTCTTTTAAAGGAAATTTTAGAGTTAATTGCAAAATTGGAACAAATGTGTAACATTGTTGCAATTGTTATTGCTTGTAATACAGCTTCTATTAGTGTATATGGCAAATTAAATTTTAGTTTTCCTATAATATATACTTTGCCTTCGGTTAATTTAGTTAAGTGTCTTGCATTTAAAAGGGTTATTTTAATTGCAACGGATTTTACCATTAATAGTGAATTTGTTAAGAGAGAAAAAAGTTGTCATTGGGATTTAATCTTAAAGTCTGCAAGCGAGCTTGTGAATTTTGTAGAATATGGAGATAGATTTAAGGAAGATGCACTGAGATGTTTAAGATGGTTAAAATTAGAAGTTGAAACTAGTAATCGAGATATGATTTTTTTAGGATGTACACATTATCTGCATATTAAAGACATGATTGAAAGCTTTTTGGGAATTCCTGTTTATGAGAATCGTGCATGTGTGACCAATGAACTTGGTAAAGCATTAAAGTTTATTGAGAGTAATGGTGTTTCTTTTACACGTTATTTTTATTTGACACAAGATAAAAATTTGTGTTTTTATAAAAATTTTTGTAAAAACTATGA
- the asnS gene encoding asparagine--tRNA ligase: MHKSIKEILSNPAIDSTITVKGWIRTKRSNGKISFVEINDGSNIKGIQAVIDEKDPQFKEKELKKLTTGASISLTGILILSPAKGQTYEIKTTSFNVVGEADQETYLLQKKRHTFEFLREIPHLRIRTNTFGAVARIRNQISYKVHEYFQKNGFLYIHTPIITSNDGEGAGEIFRVSTLDFNSIVKGKEVDFKDDFFGKQAFLTVTGQLHGEAYAMALSKIYTFGPTFRAENSNTTRHASEFWMIEPEMAFFTLEDNINLAEDFLKYILIETLNNCSQDMEFFDNFIEKGLIKKLENIINSNFEVITYTQAIKQLENATKTFEVKPHWGIDLQTEHERYLTEEIVKKPTIIIDYPKAFKAFYMKMNEDNKTVKGMDILVPRIGEIIGGSEREDNLDKLNKRIKELNLEVETLNWYLDLRRFGSTPHSGFGLGLERLIQYTTGMNNIRDVIPFPRTPKTLYF, from the coding sequence ATGCACAAAAGTATCAAAGAAATTTTAAGTAACCCCGCAATAGATAGTACAATCACAGTAAAAGGATGGATTAGAACAAAACGCAGTAATGGTAAAATCTCGTTTGTAGAAATTAATGATGGATCAAATATTAAAGGAATCCAAGCAGTTATTGATGAAAAAGATCCTCAGTTTAAAGAAAAAGAACTGAAAAAGCTTACAACAGGTGCCAGCATATCTTTAACCGGAATTTTAATATTAAGTCCAGCAAAAGGACAAACCTATGAAATCAAAACAACAAGTTTTAATGTAGTTGGAGAAGCAGATCAAGAAACATATCTTTTACAAAAGAAAAGGCATACCTTTGAATTTTTAAGAGAAATTCCTCATTTAAGAATCCGTACTAACACATTTGGGGCTGTAGCCAGAATTAGAAACCAAATTTCTTATAAAGTTCATGAATATTTCCAAAAAAATGGATTTTTATATATTCATACCCCAATTATTACATCAAACGACGGAGAGGGCGCTGGTGAAATATTCCGTGTCTCTACCCTAGATTTTAATAGCATTGTGAAAGGAAAAGAAGTTGACTTCAAAGATGATTTTTTTGGCAAACAAGCATTCCTCACAGTAACTGGACAACTCCATGGAGAAGCTTATGCAATGGCGTTATCAAAAATATATACATTCGGACCAACATTCAGAGCAGAAAATTCTAATACAACTCGCCATGCCTCAGAATTTTGGATGATTGAACCTGAAATGGCATTCTTTACACTTGAAGATAATATCAATTTAGCAGAAGATTTCCTTAAGTACATTCTAATAGAAACTTTAAATAATTGTAGTCAAGATATGGAATTTTTTGATAATTTTATTGAAAAAGGTTTAATTAAAAAACTTGAAAATATAATAAACTCCAATTTTGAAGTTATTACCTATACCCAAGCTATTAAACAACTTGAGAATGCAACGAAAACATTCGAAGTAAAACCCCACTGGGGGATAGATTTACAAACAGAACATGAAAGGTACTTAACAGAAGAAATTGTAAAAAAACCTACAATCATTATTGATTATCCAAAAGCATTTAAAGCATTCTACATGAAAATGAACGAAGATAACAAAACTGTCAAAGGAATGGACATTTTAGTCCCACGTATCGGAGAAATAATCGGAGGCAGCGAAAGAGAAGATAATCTAGATAAGTTGAATAAAAGAATAAAAGAACTAAACTTAGAAGTAGAAACCCTTAATTGGTACTTAGATTTAAGGAGATTCGGGTCAACACCTCATTCTGGCTTTGGACTTGGACTTGAAAGACTAATACAATATACAACAGGAATGAATAACATTAGAGATGTCATTCCATTCCCAAGAACTCCTAAAACTCTTTATTTCTAA
- a CDS encoding phosphoribosyltransferase, which produces MKKFVSYEDIRVNGLKLAYKIYKDGFIPDIMYVSLRGGAYLGNIISEFFKFVKVEKPLLYAAVVARSYDVSNKQKEIMIDGWTYDPKYLRAGDNVLFVDDIFDTGRTIIHLREEVLKRGIDSQNVKIAVYDYKERGFMDYKPDYYVNKYSSEDDLNTWIHYSNHELIGLSENEYKLNFVNLDDELSNILRFLSKKL; this is translated from the coding sequence ATGAAAAAATTTGTTTCTTATGAAGATATAAGGGTAAATGGTCTTAAGCTTGCTTATAAGATTTATAAAGATGGCTTTATTCCTGACATTATGTATGTTTCTTTAAGAGGAGGAGCTTATCTTGGTAATATTATTAGTGAGTTCTTTAAATTTGTTAAGGTAGAAAAACCTCTTCTTTATGCTGCTGTTGTTGCAAGATCATATGATGTTTCTAATAAGCAAAAAGAAATAATGATAGATGGATGGACTTATGATCCAAAATATTTAAGAGCAGGAGATAATGTTTTGTTTGTTGATGATATCTTTGATACTGGGCGTACAATTATTCATTTGCGAGAGGAAGTTTTAAAGAGAGGAATAGATAGTCAAAATGTTAAGATTGCTGTTTATGATTATAAAGAGCGTGGATTTATGGATTATAAACCCGATTATTATGTTAATAAATATTCCAGTGAAGATGATCTAAATACTTGGATACATTATAGTAACCATGAGTTAATAGGCTTATCAGAAAACGAATATAAATTGAATTTTGTTAATTTAGATGATGAATTGAGTAATATTTTGAGATTTTTGTCCAAAAAACTTTAG
- a CDS encoding trypsin-like peptidase domain-containing protein encodes MNKSFISIFFASFLALISGFFVGIYYLGFDKSTIVFAQEKGDAVQSFQDSFRNVSKKILPSTVEIYATGIVKTRDPFRFLFFFDMPGLNVERQTEWIGSGVIIGKDSKKSNLFYVLTNSHVVDNTIEFEIRTYDKKSYKAKLIGKDDKKDIALISFESGDANIEIAELGDSDKLEVGDWVIAVGSPHSFSFSVTAGIISGLHRSANPNLKARNLFIQTDAAINRGNSGGPLVNIKGEVIGINTWIFSSNIGGGNVGLGFAIPINDAKSIFNILMSGKQNESAWMGVAFYNIRGRDSEIIKSLGYEDGFSSVAVISGIYYGMAAFKAGLRAGDIVSKINGVPMDFYYDVIRYISDFYAKEKIKVEILRGKEKKNVEIELDVKPKINNNKEYISTLRLVPGFTVYPLTKEVKTQLGLRNWINGVVVDSVDSSLGDNPKILTGDIVMVVNSKSIKNLRDFYDAIEFKKNSYSILRDGKTIEVSF; translated from the coding sequence ATGAATAAAAGTTTTATTTCTATATTTTTTGCAAGCTTTTTGGCTTTAATTAGTGGATTTTTTGTTGGAATATATTATTTAGGTTTTGATAAAAGTACTATTGTTTTTGCACAAGAAAAAGGTGATGCTGTACAATCTTTTCAAGATTCTTTTCGAAATGTGTCTAAAAAGATTTTACCATCAACTGTTGAAATTTATGCTACTGGGATAGTTAAGACACGAGATCCTTTTCGTTTTCTTTTCTTTTTTGATATGCCAGGACTTAATGTTGAAAGACAGACTGAATGGATTGGTTCTGGAGTAATTATTGGGAAAGATTCTAAAAAATCAAATTTGTTTTATGTTCTTACAAATAGTCATGTTGTCGATAATACTATTGAATTTGAAATTAGAACTTATGATAAGAAAAGTTATAAAGCAAAACTAATAGGTAAGGATGATAAAAAGGATATTGCACTTATTAGTTTTGAATCTGGTGATGCAAATATTGAGATAGCTGAACTTGGTGATAGTGATAAACTTGAAGTGGGGGATTGGGTTATAGCTGTGGGGAGTCCTCATTCCTTTAGTTTTTCAGTTACAGCAGGTATTATAAGTGGGCTTCATCGTTCAGCAAATCCTAATTTAAAAGCAAGGAATTTGTTTATTCAAACAGATGCAGCTATTAATCGTGGTAATTCTGGAGGACCTCTTGTAAATATTAAGGGAGAAGTTATTGGGATCAATACTTGGATATTCTCTTCTAATATTGGAGGTGGTAATGTTGGGCTTGGATTTGCTATTCCTATTAATGACGCTAAGAGCATTTTTAATATTTTGATGAGCGGTAAGCAGAATGAATCGGCTTGGATGGGAGTTGCTTTTTATAATATAAGAGGTAGGGATTCAGAAATTATTAAAAGTTTAGGTTATGAAGATGGTTTTAGTTCGGTTGCAGTTATTTCAGGTATTTATTATGGTATGGCTGCTTTTAAGGCAGGACTTAGAGCGGGAGATATAGTAAGCAAGATTAACGGTGTTCCAATGGATTTTTATTATGATGTTATTCGTTATATTAGTGATTTTTACGCTAAGGAGAAAATTAAAGTTGAAATTTTAAGAGGGAAAGAGAAGAAGAATGTTGAAATAGAACTTGATGTTAAACCGAAAATAAACAATAATAAGGAATATATTTCAACTTTAAGGTTGGTACCTGGTTTTACTGTTTACCCTTTAACTAAGGAGGTTAAGACTCAACTTGGTTTGAGAAATTGGATTAATGGTGTTGTTGTAGACAGTGTTGACTCAAGTTTAGGTGATAATCCTAAAATTTTAACAGGAGATATCGTTATGGTTGTTAATTCAAAGAGTATTAAAAACTTAAGGGATTTTTATGATGCTATTGAGTTCAAGAAGAATTCTTATAGTATTTTAAGAGATGGTAAAACTATTGAAGTGTCTTTTTAG
- the map gene encoding type I methionyl aminopeptidase, giving the protein MKLRLKSREEIKKIRASAKLLAQTLLEIEKNVAPGISTQMLDLVASEFIAKNGAKSAFKGYNGFKGTICASVNEEVIHGIPGDKKLKEGDIISVDCGIVLDGFYSDMAKTFRVGKVSPEISKLLEITEASLYRGITEMKVGNRILDISKAIENYIKPFGFGIVREYTGHGVGFALHEDPSIPNYYESFFKNVRIQEGMVLAIEPMVNLGGHKVSVKSDGWTVFASDFSYSAHFEHTVAVVDGLPLILSRI; this is encoded by the coding sequence TTGAAATTAAGATTGAAGTCTAGAGAAGAGATTAAGAAAATTAGAGCATCTGCAAAACTCTTGGCTCAGACTCTTTTAGAGATTGAAAAAAATGTTGCTCCTGGAATTAGCACTCAAATGCTTGATTTGGTTGCTAGTGAATTTATTGCTAAAAATGGAGCAAAATCTGCTTTTAAGGGATATAATGGATTTAAGGGAACTATTTGTGCTTCTGTAAATGAGGAAGTTATTCATGGAATTCCTGGAGATAAAAAACTTAAAGAAGGGGATATTATTAGTGTTGATTGTGGAATTGTTTTGGATGGATTTTATAGTGATATGGCTAAGACTTTTAGAGTAGGTAAAGTAAGCCCTGAGATCAGTAAATTATTAGAAATTACAGAGGCTTCTCTTTATAGAGGAATTACTGAGATGAAAGTTGGTAATCGAATCTTAGATATTTCAAAAGCTATAGAAAATTATATTAAACCATTTGGTTTCGGAATTGTTAGAGAGTATACAGGGCATGGTGTTGGGTTTGCTTTGCATGAAGACCCAAGTATTCCCAATTACTATGAGTCTTTTTTTAAAAATGTTAGGATTCAGGAAGGTATGGTTTTAGCAATTGAACCAATGGTGAATTTAGGAGGACATAAAGTCTCTGTTAAAAGTGATGGTTGGACAGTGTTTGCATCTGATTTTAGTTATTCTGCTCATTTTGAGCATACTGTTGCTGTTGTTGATGGTTTGCCTTTAATTTTAAGTAGGATTTGA